Part of the Thermoanaerobaculia bacterium genome is shown below.
ATGCTGAAGCAGGCGGAGGACGGAAAGAAAGAAGTCCGCGTCGTCGCCGACCAGGTGGGCCGCCCGACCGCCACGACCGACCTCGCGGAAGCCCTCGTGACGCTCGCCGGAGCCGGCGCTGCCGGAATCGTGCATTACGCGAACCGCGGCGAAGTCACGTGGAACGAATTCGCCCGCGAGATCTACCGCCTCGCCGGTTTCGACGGCATCGACGTCCGGCCGATCACGTCGGCCGAGCTCGCTCGTCCGGCCGCGCGTCCGGCGTATTCCGTCCTTTCGACCGGGAAATTCGAGCGGCTGACCGGAGAGACGCCGCGGGACTTCCGGGAGCCGCTGGCGGAATACCTGCAACGGCGGGGGACGTCGCTTTCGGGGAACATTTGATTCGAGGCGCTCGTATAGTCGATCGATGCCCTCCGCGCCGACCCCTTCCGAGCCCGTCGCCCATCCGGCCGGTCCCTTCGTCCTGACGATGAGCCGGTATGCCGGCGGGTGCCGGCAGCCGCCGCACGCGCACGAGGCCGCCCAGATCACGATCCTCCTTCGCGGCGCGATTCGCGAGGTCGTGGAGGGGCGCCACGAGAATGGAACGCCGCTCAGCATGGTCGTCAAGCCTCCGGGGGTGCGGCATTCAGACGAGATCGGTCCCGGCGGCGCCCGCACTCTCCAGATCGCGTTCGCCGGCGTGTTCGCCGAGAGGCTGGCCGCCGCCGGCACGACCCTCGGACGGTGGCGCTGGATGCACGCGGGCCCGGCGGTGCGGACGATGCTCGCTCTCGCGGCCGAATACGACGCCGCGGGCCCCCTCGACGCCGCTCTTCTGGAAGACCGCGTCTGGGACGTGCTGGGAACGATCGGCGAGGACGGCGGCGGGAGGGAGCGCCATCCCTCCCCGGCATTGCGCCGCGTCAAGGAGAGGATCGACGACGGCGACGGCCTTTCCGTCCGGGCGCTCGCGCGGGAGGCGCGGTTGCATCCCGCTTCGTTGACGCGGGCGTTCCGCCGGTCCTACGGGACCTCGGTCGTCTCGTACCGGACGCGCCAGCGCTTTCGTCGGGCCGCAGAGGCGATCGCCTCGGGCGGGTGCGACCTCACGCGCCTTGCCCACGAGCACGGGTATGCGGACCAGGCCCATCTGTGTCGGGACTTCCGGCGGCGGGCGGGGCTCACGCCGTCCGGATATTCGCGCCTCGTCGCGCGCGTCTGAGCCGGGCTCGATTCGTTCAAGCCATCGCGTTTCGGCTTCGGTAGATTCCGGAGCAACGGAGGTGCACGAGTGATCGACACGAGAGGCCGGACCATCGGAAGAATTCTCCTGGCGGCGTTCCTGGCGCGCGCGGCCGGGGCCGCGGCCCCGCCGCCGGCCGGAGACTGGAGAAAGGACGTCGACGCGTTCGCCCGCCGGGTCGTCGACTCGGGCCTGGCGCCCGGCCTCTCGCTGTCGGTCGTCGACCGCGACTGGGTGATCCACGCGAAAGGGTTCGGCGTCGCCGACCGGGACACGGGACGCGGGGTCACCGAAGACACGCCGTTCTACCTCGCCTCCAGCACGAAGGCGTTCACCGCGCTCGCCGCCGTCCGCCTCGCCGACCGGGGCGAGCTCGATCTCGACGCGCCGCTCTCGCGCTATCTTCCCGATCTCAAACTCCGGCCACCGCTCTCGGCCGATGCGATCACGATTCGGAACCTCCTGACGATGACGCACGGCATCCGGGACGGAGGCCCCG
Proteins encoded:
- a CDS encoding helix-turn-helix domain-containing protein, which produces MPSAPTPSEPVAHPAGPFVLTMSRYAGGCRQPPHAHEAAQITILLRGAIREVVEGRHENGTPLSMVVKPPGVRHSDEIGPGGARTLQIAFAGVFAERLAAAGTTLGRWRWMHAGPAVRTMLALAAEYDAAGPLDAALLEDRVWDVLGTIGEDGGGRERHPSPALRRVKERIDDGDGLSVRALAREARLHPASLTRAFRRSYGTSVVSYRTRQRFRRAAEAIASGGCDLTRLAHEHGYADQAHLCRDFRRRAGLTPSGYSRLVARV